One Erythrobacter aureus DNA segment encodes these proteins:
- a CDS encoding methyl-accepting chemotaxis protein — MTAYSSIMADELVQEIADVDIDYSQSRTRNSALSRWFMDLSLARKAKLASGITLGGLLVIAFLAVIGLTYPEFAETARFAVIAIAAISLVGGIVSFKLILDQVIEPFLQVSHGMARLARGSRDIEVAGLDREDEIGDLARSLEVFLKSGHKLDELFAGRKEAAKKRKTELIRMAGAFESEVADVVSGVATAASQLNVTASGMATSAERAADQSQRVSQSMNQANNGVTAAAAASDEFALSIGEISRQAAHSAELARKATDAASGADETISALAVSADQVGQIVELIQSIAQRTNLLALNASIEAARGGEAGRGFAVVASEVKELAAQTSRATEDVAAQIRAMQDSTGASVGALRSIAGQIKELESTAISIASAVDQQSVAGQDLARSIDLAARSTDEVASHIDEFRETSITTGTAASQVLNSASELEGQASALKQRVQAFLGQIRAE; from the coding sequence ATGACCGCATACAGTTCGATCATGGCCGACGAATTGGTCCAGGAAATCGCGGATGTGGATATAGACTATTCGCAATCGCGAACGCGCAATTCGGCGCTGTCGCGCTGGTTCATGGATTTGTCGTTGGCGCGCAAGGCAAAGCTGGCATCGGGTATCACGCTCGGCGGTCTGCTCGTAATTGCGTTTCTCGCCGTGATCGGTCTGACCTATCCCGAATTTGCGGAAACCGCCCGGTTCGCGGTGATAGCCATCGCCGCAATATCTCTCGTCGGCGGCATCGTAAGCTTCAAACTGATACTCGATCAAGTCATCGAACCGTTTCTCCAGGTGTCGCACGGCATGGCCCGTCTGGCCCGGGGCTCCCGCGACATCGAGGTGGCAGGCCTCGACCGCGAAGATGAAATCGGCGATCTTGCCCGATCGTTGGAAGTGTTTCTGAAATCCGGTCACAAGCTCGACGAACTGTTCGCCGGCCGCAAGGAAGCGGCGAAAAAGCGCAAGACTGAGCTGATCCGCATGGCCGGCGCCTTCGAGAGTGAAGTCGCAGATGTGGTCAGCGGCGTGGCGACTGCGGCGAGCCAACTGAATGTGACAGCCTCGGGGATGGCAACCAGCGCGGAGCGTGCAGCCGATCAGTCGCAGCGCGTTTCCCAGTCGATGAACCAGGCGAATAATGGCGTGACCGCCGCGGCGGCGGCCTCCGACGAATTCGCCCTGTCGATCGGTGAGATCAGCCGTCAGGCGGCCCATTCGGCCGAACTGGCGCGCAAGGCGACCGACGCCGCCAGCGGGGCCGACGAGACCATTTCCGCCCTTGCGGTTTCGGCGGACCAGGTCGGGCAAATCGTCGAGCTGATCCAGTCGATCGCCCAGCGCACCAACCTGCTCGCCCTCAACGCCTCGATCGAGGCGGCGCGCGGTGGGGAGGCAGGCCGCGGCTTCGCGGTGGTCGCCAGCGAGGTCAAGGAACTGGCCGCCCAGACCAGCCGCGCGACCGAGGACGTGGCCGCGCAGATCCGTGCAATGCAGGATTCGACCGGCGCCAGCGTCGGCGCGCTGCGTTCGATCGCCGGGCAGATCAAGGAACTGGAGTCGACCGCGATTTCGATTGCCAGCGCGGTGGACCAGCAATCGGTCGCCGGGCAGGATCTCGCCCGCAGCATCGATCTCGCCGCCCGTTCGACCGACGAGGTCGCATCGCATATCGACGAGTTCCGCGAAACCAGCATCACCACCGGCACCGCCGCGAGCCAGGTGCTCAATTCGGCCAGCGAACTCGAAGGTCAGGCCAGCGCGCTCAAACAGCGCGTACAGGCCTTTCTGGGGCAGATCCGCGCGGAATAG
- a CDS encoding methyl-accepting chemotaxis protein — protein MSALQDMVNGMVAEHEISPEDRPNETLSHAPSVRAHASDGGIDAQGSARWPSRLSVGGKLRAISIGNAAVVLVCLIATLLGGYFALGARAERMEISAAARLAERMVADTNEGLLFVQRYAVSGDRNDLVSAEDALTETDRDLSRLTHHVTEAAPIVLPQIEQLNGMLASMRTRVEAAQQSRGSQAQWQEFADSVYFEGQDFADRAEKTREDIEAIGKISDAGSQTLVMWLFVAFFVVAATGIAIVWMSARFLGRDVSQTLGRMTDVATRLADGEKDIHIPATHRRDEIGDLARALEVFLQAARQIESMAQEREALRKERRQEMARFAQRFKTTVGEVVNGVASASAQLKTTADSMASAAEQASVQTTNVTDSMEQASNGVTAAAAASDEFAMSIGEISRQAAHSAALARKATAAASGADETISALSISADQVGQIVELIQSIAQRTNLLALNASIEAARGGEAGRGFAVVASEVKELATQTSRATEEVAAQIRAMQDSTGASVGALRSIAEQIKELESTATSIASAVDQQSVAGQDLARSIDLAARSADEVSSNIVQVRETSYATGAAASQVLNSSTELEAQAMTLQTQVSQFLQHVRAA, from the coding sequence ATGAGCGCGCTGCAGGACATGGTCAACGGCATGGTGGCCGAACACGAGATATCTCCCGAAGATCGCCCGAACGAAACCCTGTCGCACGCACCGTCCGTTCGGGCGCATGCCAGCGATGGAGGGATTGACGCACAGGGTAGCGCCCGATGGCCGTCGCGTCTTTCGGTCGGCGGAAAGCTGCGGGCCATTTCGATAGGCAATGCCGCAGTGGTGTTGGTCTGCCTGATCGCCACGCTTCTGGGCGGATATTTCGCCCTCGGTGCGCGGGCCGAGCGAATGGAAATCTCGGCCGCTGCCCGTCTGGCCGAACGGATGGTGGCGGATACCAATGAAGGCCTCCTCTTCGTACAGCGTTATGCCGTTTCGGGCGATCGCAATGATCTCGTCTCGGCGGAGGATGCCCTCACCGAGACCGATCGCGATCTCAGCCGATTGACACATCACGTGACCGAAGCCGCGCCGATCGTCCTGCCGCAGATCGAGCAGCTCAACGGGATGCTGGCCTCGATGCGAACGCGGGTCGAGGCAGCGCAGCAATCGCGCGGCTCACAAGCGCAATGGCAGGAATTCGCCGACAGCGTCTATTTCGAAGGCCAGGACTTCGCGGACCGGGCCGAGAAAACCCGCGAGGATATCGAAGCAATCGGAAAGATATCCGATGCGGGTTCGCAAACTCTGGTGATGTGGCTGTTCGTTGCTTTTTTCGTCGTCGCCGCGACCGGAATCGCCATTGTCTGGATGAGCGCGCGCTTCCTCGGCCGCGACGTATCGCAGACCCTTGGCCGGATGACCGATGTAGCAACGCGCCTCGCCGATGGCGAAAAGGACATTCATATCCCGGCCACACATCGTCGCGACGAAATCGGCGACCTCGCCCGTGCTCTGGAGGTATTCCTTCAGGCAGCAAGACAGATCGAGAGCATGGCGCAGGAGCGTGAAGCCCTGCGCAAGGAACGCAGGCAGGAAATGGCGCGCTTCGCTCAGCGGTTTAAAACGACTGTGGGCGAGGTGGTCAACGGGGTGGCGTCGGCTTCCGCTCAGCTCAAGACCACGGCCGACTCCATGGCTTCCGCCGCCGAACAGGCATCCGTCCAGACGACCAATGTCACCGATTCGATGGAGCAGGCATCGAATGGCGTGACCGCCGCCGCCGCCGCCTCGGACGAATTCGCCATGTCGATCGGCGAAATCAGCCGCCAGGCGGCCCATTCGGCTGCCTTGGCCCGCAAGGCAACCGCTGCCGCGAGCGGTGCCGACGAAACGATTTCCGCCCTTTCCATTTCGGCGGACCAAGTCGGGCAAATCGTCGAACTGATTCAGTCGATCGCCCAGCGCACCAACCTTCTCGCTCTCAACGCTTCGATCGAGGCGGCCCGTGGAGGGGAAGCGGGGCGCGGTTTCGCCGTGGTTGCCAGCGAGGTCAAGGAACTGGCCACCCAGACCAGCCGCGCGACCGAGGAAGTCGCCGCGCAGATCCGCGCCATGCAGGATTCCACCGGTGCCAGCGTCGGCGCGTTGCGCTCGATCGCCGAGCAGATCAAGGAACTGGAAAGCACCGCCACATCGATAGCCAGCGCGGTGGATCAGCAATCGGTCGCCGGGCAGGATCTCGCCCGCAGCATCGATCTTGCCGCACGATCCGCCGACGAGGTGTCATCGAATATCGTGCAGGTTCGCGAAACCAGCTACGCCACCGGAGCGGCCGCCAGTCAGGTGCTCAATTCCTCGACCGAGCTCGAGGCACAGGCGATGACGCTCCAGACGCAGGTCTCGCAATTCCTTCAACACGTGCGCGCCGCTTAA